CCGTAAAGATATCTTTGCCTCTGAAGCTTGGTTTCACTGCACCTTTTCCCGTCTCAGCCACGATATCGTCACGTTTTTCCCTGGTCATGGCCAGGTGTCCGACAATTTCTCCTTCTTCAGATACTGCGACCACCGATGTGATGAGACCTTCCTGATTATACTCGGCAAGCCTTTCCGGGTAGTACATCACGTCCGACAGGTATGAATATCCGTATGTCCGATAGAAGAGCCTGGATACTTCCAGTGCTTCGGACGACTTCATCAGCCTCAACTCGACTGAAAGGGACAAGTCAGGCACAGCCTTGTCGGCGATTGGTTTCAGAGACGGGGGAGGCTCCGGATACTCGCCCAGCTCCACGACGCTCCTGGCCGGAAGGCGTTTGATGAGGTGCAGTTCTTTCCCTCCCTTCCCCAGGTTACAGAGAAACACCTCGTCAACACATTTCGCCATAATAAAAGATCCGAGGCCTTTCGAAAGTATCTCCTCAACGTCCGTGGGCGCTTCGTATTCGGGGAGGCGGCTAAGATCGTAAGGCAAGCCCATGTCTTTAACTATGATCTCCATACCCCCTGCCGACGGCTCGAAGATAATCTGAAATGATTGCTCTGTCGACTCGAAAGCATGCTCGATTACATTTGTAACAGCCTCCTCGAGGGCCAGAACGATCATTTCCTGATCATTGCTGCCGAATCCTGTTTCCCTTGCGAACTCTCTTGCGAAAGCCTGGATTGCAGGCAAATATGATAGTTCACTCGTGACGGTAAGACTCGAGCTTCCGTGTATCATGCCCATCCCTCCTGTTCTGTGTGAGTCTATTATGCTTCAATCCCTGCTGGTTTTCAAGTTGAAACATCGTGCAATGCGAGAGAAGTAGGGAGTAGGGGGACGCTCTGGAAATGTTGACCTTTGAGACATAAGATGCCCATCATGGCGATCATACTTGATTTCCTCCCGCAATTGCAGGGTTCCGGTGACGGCGTAGCCGGCACGCGCGCCGGATAGTTGGATGAGACCCCTCCAAACCAACTGGTTTTCGGACGACCACTATTCCTTACCTCAAAAACAAACTTCGCACTGAGCGCGAGGAGACCGGGAGCGTCTTGGGTCCAGACCCGGAGCAGCCGGAGCGGAAGGAATAATCCCCGCAGCCAGACCATCCCGTTCCCGACATACTCACCCCGCTTCAGCATTTTTTAGGGGTATATGGCTGCCATGGCTCTTCCCCTGCTGCGGGATGCCTTAGGATGATTACAAAACAAAAGGCCCGAAACCGTCACCGGTCTCAGGCCTTTATTAAGCTGTATTGTCGCGCCCTTTGGGGCGCGGGGTATTCTATTCCAGGAAGCTTTCCAGTCTCTTTCTTCTTGATGGATGTTTCAACTTTCTTAGGGCTTTTGCCTCGATCTGCCGGATTCTCTCTCTTGTGAGGCCGAAGACTTCTCCCACCTCTTCCAGGGTGTAATCCGTCTTTTCGCCTATGCCGAGTCTCATCCTTATCACCTTTTCCTCTCTCGGGGTGAGGGTCGAAAGGACCTTGTAGATCTCTTCCTTAAGAGAGATGCCTACCAGCTCGGTAAAGGGCGACGGGGATTTCGGGTCGGCGATGAAGTCTCCCAGCTTCGACTCGTCGTCGCCTATGGGGGTCTCTATGGAGATCGGCTCGTTCGAGACCTTCATGATCTTGCGTACTTTTTCCAAGGGCAGGCCTGCCTTGCCGGAGATCTCTTCGAGGTTCGGCTCCCTTCCCAGCTCCTGGAAGAGGGAGATGGTCACCTTGGTAATCTTGTTCATGGTTTCGAGGACGTGGACGGGCACCCTGATCGTGCGGGCGTAGTCTGCGATGGCCCTCGTGATGGCCTGCCGGATCCACCATGTGGAGTAGGTGGAGAACTTGTAGCCTTTCTGGTAAT
This DNA window, taken from Syntrophorhabdaceae bacterium, encodes the following:
- a CDS encoding ATP-binding protein gives rise to the protein MIHGSSSLTVTSELSYLPAIQAFAREFARETGFGSNDQEMIVLALEEAVTNVIEHAFESTEQSFQIIFEPSAGGMEIIVKDMGLPYDLSRLPEYEAPTDVEEILSKGLGSFIMAKCVDEVFLCNLGKGGKELHLIKRLPARSVVELGEYPEPPPSLKPIADKAVPDLSLSVELRLMKSSEALEVSRLFYRTYGYSYLSDVMYYPERLAEYNQEGLITSVVAVSEEGEIVGHLAMTREKRDDIVAETGKGAVKPSFRGKDIFTGMQRLLNDTAKNMGIRALYGRSVTVHSATQKMTEKTGYKDCGVVLGYAPADIAFKGIQEQLSQRESLVYCFQPVLELPVTSVFLPSHHEPVLRRIYSNLGLTRNFHTSSKIVPMADLSVMEVKVYSEINSAEIVIRQHGEDVIRVLRDHLRDLCAKRIDHFTLFLDLGDPATILMCEEIEKLGFFMGGIIPCLHFEDTLILQYLNNLIIDPSRIKLHSPMAKEIVAYVNDRIGGKSGTAIET